From one Bradyrhizobium sp. Ash2021 genomic stretch:
- a CDS encoding Cache 3/Cache 2 fusion domain-containing protein has product MKKSKFLLVLLAFTADFLVQSPARVFAGPAEDVQAAMQLLKSKAATLGAPIVNGDEAVAGKIVPAIHFGTTKMNNNFVLVDEVQKEAGGTATIFVKSGDEFVRVATNVKKDDGSRAIGTILDPKGKAIAAIAKGESYFGEADILGKPYVTGYEPIRDASSNVIGIYYVGYLKN; this is encoded by the coding sequence ATGAAGAAGTCCAAGTTCTTACTGGTACTGCTGGCCTTTACTGCCGATTTTTTGGTTCAATCCCCCGCACGAGTGTTCGCCGGACCTGCTGAGGATGTGCAGGCCGCGATGCAACTTCTCAAGTCGAAGGCTGCGACGCTGGGTGCACCCATTGTCAACGGGGATGAGGCAGTCGCTGGCAAGATTGTCCCCGCCATACATTTTGGCACGACCAAGATGAATAACAATTTCGTGCTGGTTGACGAGGTCCAGAAGGAAGCGGGTGGGACCGCCACCATCTTTGTTAAGAGCGGCGACGAGTTCGTCCGCGTGGCAACGAACGTTAAGAAGGATGACGGGTCGCGGGCGATAGGCACCATTCTCGACCCAAAGGGTAAAGCCATCGCGGCTATTGCGAAGGGCGAAAGCTATTTCGGAGAGGCCGACATCCTGGGCAAGCCTTACGTCACTGGCTATGAGCCAATCCGCGATGCAAGCAGCAACGTCATCGGCATCTATTATGTCGGTTATTTGAAGAACTAG